One stretch of Gammaproteobacteria bacterium DNA includes these proteins:
- a CDS encoding haloacid dehalogenase-like hydrolase, translating to MAKKYAPLAIAYDFDGTLSPGNMQEFDFVPKIGMSRKKFWGEVNRLAKKHNADNILMYMMHMLDKAREAKVPVRREDIRHFGESVELFSGVIDWFGRINKYGREHGVNVQHYIISSGIREMIEGTPIAGKFAAIYASAFVYDHNGVAQWPALAINYTTKTQYLFRINKGVEEVYDNSRINDYVPKHERPVPFENMVFIGDGDTDIPCFRLVKEQGGHAIAVYRPNTKGAKRKAEKLIKDGRVNFIAPANYEAGSELDVIVKGIIGKIAADWRLRGLGMKE from the coding sequence ATGGCAAAAAAATACGCGCCTTTGGCGATTGCCTACGACTTCGATGGCACTCTGTCGCCAGGCAACATGCAGGAATTTGACTTCGTACCCAAGATCGGGATGTCCAGAAAGAAATTCTGGGGCGAGGTCAACAGGCTCGCAAAGAAGCATAATGCCGACAACATCCTCATGTACATGATGCACATGCTGGACAAGGCACGAGAAGCGAAAGTCCCAGTAAGACGGGAAGACATTCGGCATTTCGGAGAATCGGTTGAGCTATTCTCCGGTGTGATCGACTGGTTTGGTCGTATCAACAAATATGGCAGAGAACATGGCGTCAACGTACAGCATTACATTATTTCCTCGGGAATCCGTGAGATGATCGAAGGCACTCCCATCGCGGGAAAATTCGCCGCAATCTATGCTTCCGCATTCGTCTATGACCATAACGGTGTGGCCCAATGGCCCGCGCTGGCAATCAACTACACGACGAAGACACAGTATCTTTTCCGCATCAACAAGGGCGTAGAAGAGGTCTATGATAACAGCCGAATCAACGACTATGTTCCAAAACATGAACGCCCCGTACCTTTTGAGAACATGGTGTTTATCGGGGACGGGGACACCGATATTCCATGCTTCAGACTCGTCAAGGAACAAGGTGGCCACGCCATCGCTGTCTACAGGCCGAATACAAAGGGCGCAAAAAGAAAAGCGGAAAAGCTCATCAAAGACGGCCGGGTCAACTTCATAGCGCCTGCGAACTATGAAGCCGGAAGTGAACTCGACGTTATCGTCAAAGGGATCATAGGCAAGATTGCTGCGGACTGGCGCTTGCGCGGTCTTGGGATGAAGGAATAG